Genomic DNA from Paenibacillus donghaensis:
ATGACGGCCAGCGGTAAAGGAATCCAGTGCCTTGCCGTCCTTAAACAAAATCGCTTCCTGGGATTCATTGACGATAAGCTGCGTCCACGTTCCCATTTCTTCATTCGGATATTTCCAGGCGAACACTCCGGGAGGTCCGTCGTATTTCACTACTTCAATCATTGCCATGCCTACCCCTTCTTTCGTCGTACTTTACTCTTTATTGTAGTGAATAGTTCCAATGAAAGAAAGATTTGTTTGCAGCGGGGATACTAACGATATGCAAAAAAGCACCGAACTTGGCTCTCCCTAAGGAGGAAGGAGCCAAGTTCGGTGCTTTAAGGCTAAGCGCTGTTAATAGTAACTGCTGTTCTCTACAAACTCAAATTCGAAATCAGCGATTCTGACGATGGTTCCTTCCACCGCTCCACGTTTGCGCAGCTCTGCATCCACGCCCATGTGACGCAAGGTGCGGGCCAGCTTAAGGATAGCATCATGCGTGGTGAGCTGCATCCGCTTCATCATCCGCTCGATGCGTGGGCTGCTGACCACAAAAGCTTCGTTATCCCGGGTAATGATGAAGGAATCGTCCTCCTCCGCTTCCAGCTTGTAAACCTTCCGCTCTGTAGTTTCAACCACTTCTTCAACCACAGGTGCAGCCGGGATACTGTCCAGTACATCCGTAGCCCGGTACAAGAGCTCCTGAATGCCCTGGCGTGTCAAGGATGAGATCGGCAAGATCTCAATTTCCGGACGCAGCGCAGCGACGCTCTCGCGGAAGGCTGTCAGGTTGGCTTCAGACTCCGGCATATCCATTTTGTTCGCTGCCACAATCTGCGGACGATCGGTAAGTGCGGCATTGTATTGCTTCAGCTCGTCATTGATCTTAACCCAATCCTCAAAAGGATCGCGTCCTTCGGAGCCGGACATATCCACGACATGGATAATAATGCGGGTACGCTCAACATGGCGCAGAAATTCGTGCCCAAGTCCAATCCCCTCATGCGCTCCCTCAATAAGACCCGGTAGATCGGCCATCACGAAGCTGCGGCCGTCCCCTACATCCACTACACCCAGGTTCGGCGTGATGGTTGTGAAATGATAGGCTCCGATCTTCGGCTTGGCTGCAGATACTACGGACAACAAGGTCGATTTGCCCACACTCGGGAATCCGACAAGCCCGACGTCAGCCATAACCTTCAGCTCCATCACGATATAACGCTCCTGGCCTTCCTCACCGTTCTCGGCAAGCTCCGGCGCAGTATTCGCCGCAGTGGCGAAGCGGGTGTTGCCACGGCCGCCACGGCCCCCACGTGCTACAACCACATATTGGCCGTGACGGGTCATATCGGCAATCGTTTCACCGGTATCATCGTCAATCAGCACGGTTCCCGGAGGAATGCGCACAATCATATGCTCGGCGTTGGCCCCGTGCATGCTTTTGTTGCGCCCTTTCACACCGCGGTCAGCCTTGAAATGACGCTGGTAGCGAAAATCCATCAGCGTGCGCAGACCTTCATCCACCTTGAATATCACATCGCCGCCGCGGCCGCCATCGCCGCCGGCAGGTCCGCCTTCTGGCACATATTTCTCCCGGCGAAAGGCTACCAGCCCATCTCCGCCGTCGCCGCCTTTTACATAAATCTTAGCTTTATCTACGAACATAATATTTCACCTTCCTCACATTTCAAGCGGCAGACGCAGCTGAACATAAGCACTGCTTGGCTTGAACTGCTCTGCCTTCATAATTTTTCCTTGTACTATATTATAAATTTGCCCTTGAAGCAGCTCGGGATTGCCAGGCTCCCCCTCGCCTTCGAAAGAGATCAGAACGTCTCCCTCATCCTGTGTGAAGCTGAGCCGAAGCTTACGCGATTCACCTTGCGACACCAATCCGCTGTACTGGTAAGCCCGTACCGTCTGCATAATCACCGAGGTCATCTCCTCCCCCTTGTCAGGGCTGAGCTTGTCCTCCAGCTGCAATCCTTCCGCCACCTCAACTTCAAGCTCCAGACTGGTTCGGTAGGTACGGAACGATTGAATGTAGAACACCAGTGACGGTATGCCAAGTTTGGCAATACGACTGTCCAGCGCAATGCGTTCCTTTATTCTTCCCACACATTCTACTGATTTATCAGGCTTGCCCAGCTGGATATATCCGTAAAGGATCTGCAGGTCGTTCATCCAATCGTGCCGGTGGTGATTCAGAGTACGAATGGCCGCCTGCTGCAGAGCTCGTTCCTGTACTTGCAGTTCCTCTTCATAATGACGCCTGATGCGGGTGAAGCTGTATGCCATTGCCGCCGCAAGCCACAGTCCAAGCAGCAGACAAGTCATTAAGGAAGGTTGCCAATACAAGAAACCTAAAGGAAACGCTACGGTTAACATGACAGCCCAGATCACACTTTTCCAGGATTTCATTCCTTCTCCCCGTCCCTCAGTTCGCAAGATTCATGACTTCGTTTATATTTTCCATTGTTCAGTATAACACAGGATTTCCTTTTAATTCATCAACATATACATTCTTATCTTTCCAAAAAAAGCCCCCGGCACTCATGCCGGAGGCTTCACTGTTGTTATGGTTTCGTAAGCTTACGCTTCCAGTGCGGCTGCTACCGGAGCAACATCAACTGGGTAGACGCTAACTTTCTTGCGATCACGGCCTAGACGTTCGAATTTCACAACGCCGTCCACTTTCGCAAATAGTGTATCGTCACTGCCGATGCCAACGTTCGTTCCAGGGTGAATCTTGGTTCCGCGTTGACGGACCAGGATGCTGCCGCCTGTTACGGTCTGGCCGTCAGCACGTTTCACGCCAAGACGTTTCGATTGGGAATCACGACCGTTTCTTGTGGAACCTACACCTTTTTTGGATGCGAATAACTGAAGATCCAACTTCAACATGTTGTCTACCTCCTTTTTTTAAAGAATAACTTCCTGTATCTGAATGTATTTTCTGTACGATTTAGCGATATCATCAAGCATTACGACCATGGATTCCAGCAGCAGCTGAACTTGAGCCGATGTCTCGGGGTTGTCCACAGGGACCAGCGTTCCGCTTAAGAAACCGTCCTTCATGGATGTATCCAGAATCACTCCGGTCAAGGTTTCAATCGCATTGACGGTGCCGACCGTTACAGTCGAAACGCCCGCGCAGACGATATCCCTGCCCTTCCTGGCATAATCCGCATGCCCTTTCACCGCAAACCCGACAATAGCACCCTGAGCAGAAGCCCGTGTAATCCGCACGTTAATCATTAACGCACCTTCTTACGCCTGAATCTTCTCAATAGTTACTTTAGTGTACGGTTGACGATGACCTTGCTTCTTGTGGTAGTTCTTCTTAGGTTTGTATTTGTAAACTACAACCTTATGACCTTTACCGTGTTTCTCAACTTTGGCTGTTACAGTAGCGCCGCTAAGCAGCGGTGTTCCTGCAGTCAAACCACCTTCGTTGGAAACAGCCAAGACACGGTCAAACGTTACGCTTGCGCCGTCTTCAGCTACCAGCTTCTCGATGAACAGAACATCGCCCTCTTGGACCTTATACTGCTTACCACCAGTTTCAATAATTGCATACATTGTACTTGCACCTCCTCATGTCTCAGACTCGCCTAGTCTAGGTGGCAGTTCCCAAAAGGAGCTGCGCTTGTGTACCCGATCGGAGCGGTTACAGCATGTGCAGGGATTAATGACCAAACACATACTTGAAGATATTATCATACTTATGCCGGGCAGTCAACCTA
This window encodes:
- the rpmA gene encoding 50S ribosomal protein L27, which produces MLKLDLQLFASKKGVGSTRNGRDSQSKRLGVKRADGQTVTGGSILVRQRGTKIHPGTNVGIGSDDTLFAKVDGVVKFERLGRDRKKVSVYPVDVAPVAAALEA
- a CDS encoding ribosomal-processing cysteine protease Prp, whose amino-acid sequence is MINVRITRASAQGAIVGFAVKGHADYARKGRDIVCAGVSTVTVGTVNAIETLTGVILDTSMKDGFLSGTLVPVDNPETSAQVQLLLESMVVMLDDIAKSYRKYIQIQEVIL
- a CDS encoding Spo0B domain-containing protein; protein product: MKSWKSVIWAVMLTVAFPLGFLYWQPSLMTCLLLGLWLAAAMAYSFTRIRRHYEEELQVQERALQQAAIRTLNHHRHDWMNDLQILYGYIQLGKPDKSVECVGRIKERIALDSRIAKLGIPSLVFYIQSFRTYRTSLELEVEVAEGLQLEDKLSPDKGEEMTSVIMQTVRAYQYSGLVSQGESRKLRLSFTQDEGDVLISFEGEGEPGNPELLQGQIYNIVQGKIMKAEQFKPSSAYVQLRLPLEM
- the obgE gene encoding GTPase ObgE, translating into MFVDKAKIYVKGGDGGDGLVAFRREKYVPEGGPAGGDGGRGGDVIFKVDEGLRTLMDFRYQRHFKADRGVKGRNKSMHGANAEHMIVRIPPGTVLIDDDTGETIADMTRHGQYVVVARGGRGGRGNTRFATAANTAPELAENGEEGQERYIVMELKVMADVGLVGFPSVGKSTLLSVVSAAKPKIGAYHFTTITPNLGVVDVGDGRSFVMADLPGLIEGAHEGIGLGHEFLRHVERTRIIIHVVDMSGSEGRDPFEDWVKINDELKQYNAALTDRPQIVAANKMDMPESEANLTAFRESVAALRPEIEILPISSLTRQGIQELLYRATDVLDSIPAAPVVEEVVETTERKVYKLEAEEDDSFIITRDNEAFVVSSPRIERMMKRMQLTTHDAILKLARTLRHMGVDAELRKRGAVEGTIVRIADFEFEFVENSSYY
- the rplU gene encoding 50S ribosomal protein L21; translation: MYAIIETGGKQYKVQEGDVLFIEKLVAEDGASVTFDRVLAVSNEGGLTAGTPLLSGATVTAKVEKHGKGHKVVVYKYKPKKNYHKKQGHRQPYTKVTIEKIQA